One Phaseolus vulgaris cultivar G19833 chromosome 2, P. vulgaris v2.0, whole genome shotgun sequence DNA window includes the following coding sequences:
- the LOC137811489 gene encoding scarecrow-like protein 3: protein MESVFQEEGSSSVTSSPLQFFSMMSLSPGIGSPYPWLRELKSEERGLYLIHLLIGCANHVANGSLENANMLLEQISQLASPDGDTIQRVAAYFTQALADRILKTWPGLHRALNSTRIAMVSDEILVQKLFFELFPFLKMSYILTNQAIVEAMEGEKMVHVIDLSATGPAQWIALLRVLSARPEGSPHLRITGVHHQKEVLDQMAHKLTEEAEKLDIAFQFNPVVSKIENLDFDKLRVKTGEALAISSILQLHSLLALDDDASRRRSSNNSNAIQLQKILQMNPNTRGDLAEKDMVHGYSPSPDSASASASSSPGSSSASMKSESFLNALWGLSPKIMVVTEQDFNHNSSNLMDRLLESLNSYAALFDCLECTVSRASLDRIKIEKMLLGEEIKNIVACEGAERRERHEKMDKWIQRLDLSGFANVPFSSQGVTQAMRFLENYGCNGYRMREENGCAVIYWQDRTLFSVTAWRSRR, encoded by the coding sequence ATGGAATCTGTGTTTCAAGAAGAAGGGTCATCTTCTGTAACTTCTTCACCCCTTCAGTTTTTTTCCATGATGTCTCTTTCACCTGGCATAGGATCTCCCTATCCCTGGCTTAGAGAACTGAAATCTGAGGAAAGGGGTTTGTATTTGATCCATTTGTTGATCGGTTGTGCAAATCATGTAGCTAATGGTAGCCTTGAAAATGCAAACATGTTGCTTGAGCAGATTTCTCAGCTTGCTTCTCCTGATGGGGATACCATACAGCGAGTTGCTGCATATTTCACCCAAGCACTCGCTGATCGGATCCTCAAAACATGGCCTGGCCTCCACAGGGCACTCAATTCCACCAGAATAGCCATGGTGTCTGATGAAATTCTTGTTCAGAAGCTCTTTTTTGAGCTTTTCCCGTTCTTGAAGATGTCATATATTCTCACAAATCAGGCTATTGTTGAGGCCATGGAAGGGGAGAAAATGGTGCATGTAATTGATCTCAGTGCCACTGGGCCAGCACAGTGGATTGCTCTCCTTCGTGTTCTGAGTGCACGCCCTGAAGGTTCTCCTCATTTGAGAATCACTGGGGTGCATCACCAGAAAGAGGTTCTGGATCAGATGGCTCATAAACTCACTGAAGAGGCAGAAAAGTTGGACATTGCATTCCAGTTCAACCCTGTTGTCAGCAAGATAGAAAATCTTGATTTTGACAAACTTCGGGTGAAAACTGGGGAGGCACTTGCAATTAGTTCCATTCTGCAGTTACACTCCCTTTTGGCCTTGGATGATGATGCCTCCAGAAGAAGATCTTCAAACAATTCAAATGCAATTCAACTGCAGAAAATCCTGCAGATGAACCCAAACACACGGGGTGATTTGGCTGAAAAGGACATGGTTCATGGCTATAGCCCAAGTCCAGATTCAGCCTCAGCTTCAGCTTCATCCTCACCCGGGTCTTCATCTGCCTCAATGAAATCGGAGAGCTTTCTGAATGCCTTGTGGGGGTTATCACCAAAGATCATGGTTGTAACCGAGCAAGACTTCAATCACAACAGTTCAAACCTGATGGACAGGCTGCTAGAATCTCTGAACTCTTATGCTGCATTGTTTGATTGTTTGGAATGCACTGTCTCCAGAGCATCCTTGGACAGAATCAAGATTGAGAAGATGCTTTTGGGTGAGGAAATCAAGAACATAGTAGCTTGTGAGGGAGCTGAAAGAAGGGAAAGGCATGAAAAGATGGATAAGTGGATCCAGAGACTTGATTTATCTGGCTTTGCAAATGTGCCTTTTAGCTCTCAAGGTGTGACTCAGGCAATGAGGTTCTTGGAGAACTATGGTTGTAATGGTTATAGGATGAGGGAGGAAAATGGTTGTGCAGTGATTTACTGGCAGGACCGTACCTTGTTTTCTGTGACAGCTTGGAGATCAAGGAGGTAA